The window ATACTCTGCTTCCATCAGCCTTGTCTCCGCCCGCCAGTAGCTGTTGTACTGACCCGCTGTTGGTGAGGTCAATGAGTCTTGAGATAATATCTGAAGATAAGcattcaaaattaatgcagtGACAATTGGAACCACTGCACTTTAGTGCTGTGATTTTTGCTCTTTTGGTCACACATCAAATGGGAGCTCAAGTCAACAGTCAAAACAATACACAACTATTATCAGATCTAGGACCACTTTCAACAGCGGTGGAGTTTTTTTGCAAATATACACGAACTGttttcatttgggacctggatGCCTGACATTAATTTAtctcggggggggggggggagggtaaGAGGGGTTTAACCATTAGACACGAAGAATAGACAACATACATCCCACATCTTTATCTTTTTTGTCTGCTGTTTGCACACCTACCATTAGCAATTTGTCTAGAGACTGTGCTGGTCCAGTAGTGCTTCCCACAGTGACCAGCTCCAGTAATCACAGCATGAGCAACTGCCAGGTGGCTCTCATCTGATACCTTCAAGATAACAATAGGTTAGGGGCAGTTATTAAAATGCACCTACTTTATTTAGCACCTACTTTATCACAGTCATTCAGGAGACTCAATAGTTGTGTCAGGCCACTCTCATACATCGTTGAAGTATCTTCGCTAATTCCTGCACAACAGAAATGCtaacacttacatgtacatgtagagtacATCTAACACCTTCAGAGACTTCATCTCCTGGGTGTGGAGACTTTACAGACTGTAGAGCCTTGCAAAGAGACAGCATTTTTTACCTTGATTTTTATTTTAACTGTTGACCATGTGTTAGGTATTGATCGATACGGGAAAACCTTAGATTAGATCACTGGGAATTAATTGCCCATGCACAAATGGCTGGCCTGCAGCTCGCAGAGGAGCAAGCAGACTTTCGGGAGGTTGCCCTTGACTAAATTCTAGAAGTCCTCTTATCTGTTACTGTCTCTTATCTGACATCTGTTACTGTTGAATCAGGAGCAAGTGACAGACTGAGAAAAGACTTTATATGTCAAAATGGCTCAGAGCAAGGGATCGAGAATACACCCAAGAAAACGCTTTGAACAGGAGCACGTAAGTTATTTAGCTACACAACACTTACCTCAAAGATCAGCAATAATCAATCACATAACTACGGGCTCTTTTGCCAGTCAAAATGTAGCGTATTTCTATGTTGCAAGCTATGCTGCAAATTTGATCACAAACTGCCATCATGTTATGAGCGATAATAGAATGACTACTGATTTCCCGTATTTCATGAACTAGGCTCCGTAATTGTTAGATACTCAGGAGCGCCGCCAGGAGAGGTGCTGGAAGTGCTCAAGCACCTCCATCCAGCCTGAGTAGATGAAGCGTATCTGATTATCTAGCTGAGCACTCCCTTCTCTTTGCAGTTAGCTCTAGCAGGCAAGCAAATCAACCCAGTTCTAAATTGTGAGCAATTATAGCGTTCTCTTTCGTAGCTTCTCTATGCAAATAGAATatcgagccacgcccaactaagcAGATAAGTTAAGTCACGAATAAGAAGTGTGGCTTCCAGTCCAAAATTTTGTCGCGTATTCGCGCcctcttttatctatgataGCACCCCAGAGGAGGGTCatcagggtcaaaaggtcttaAACATAAAGCTGCTTCCGGAGGACTTTAATTGAATTCCACTTAGTTAGCTCCATGTGAATTGGAGATACTAAAGGAAGAGTGATTGTCCCTACCTATGATTAAATTCTTTGCTCCATGATAAGCTGCCCTGCCCAAGATAAGAGACATCACTTAAGATTTTTCTCTTCCCATCCAGGAGTGATGTACACGAAGAAGAGGGCAGATTTCACACAGTATTTGACGACACCAAAATAATGTCATCATCTCGACAGGTTTTGTCAGCACAGCAGAAGTGGTACCGGTATGGAAATTCTGTTGACAGCTGACTCACCTGCTGATGGAGAGAGTGGATGCGATGTATGTATGGTTCTCTCCGGATGACCCCACTCGGGGTTGTCGACTTTCTGGTGATGCTCGGGAAAGGTTCAAGTGAATGTCAGGAATGCTGCAAACTGTTGACAgtattaatttatagtaaCATTACTGTAAAAACTCTCATCTTTATTTTTAGCATTGCACAGCATATATTAGGTAGTAACAAATACTGACGTGCCACCACCAATAAACCTCAGCGCAAAATGCAATGTTGACTCGTGCTTTATATTGCGTGTTTTAAACTTGCTGAGGAAAACTGCTAAAAAGCTGCAGAAGTTAGTGCCAATCCTAATAGGATGTGTTAGGTAATGATGGCTACAGAAATCTATCAAACGTCACATGACGTCAGGCGTCTCTCAATCGGGCAGCGTCACTGTAGTCTGTACACGTAAACATGGAAACTTGATTCTCCTCTCAATGGTAGTTTTTgactattaataattattttaccttTAGTCTTCTGAGCTGAGTTAACTAAGAATAATGATCTTCAATCTATGTGCTATGCGAGCCATCGTcactgcagtcaccctacttGCAGGACTGTTGACTCAGCCCATCCTCTTTGATCAAGCTCCCCTCCTTTCTTCAGGTAGATTAAGGCATTGATAGATCTATAAATAAACCCATTATTATCAGATACTCCTGCATTATCTATGATAAACCCAATGCCATTTGTTTTAATTCCAGGCACTAATAATCCACCTCTGATGAGTGACCTGCAAATGCCATCTCTAGACAGACTTTCTCTGGAATGGTCGTTATTCAAGCCAAACAATGGAATCTGTGCAAAGGTAAGCTTTGTACTAGTCTATTACAACATTATTGTATGTAACTTTAGTGGATACATGCTTAGCTGGTAATATACAGTCTGTCTATTACCGCATGTACCCACTTCAGGTCGATGAGGTTCCAATTGATCAGCTGTCCCCACTCCAAGCAGAGAATGTTGTCCAGTCTAATTTCACATACATATCCCCTGTCTTCAATGCCTCTGACCTGTTCAGTAACATATCTCTGGATCAGGATCAGGAATTCATCCTCACGGCCATGATACCACCAAACAAATCGTTTTGTTTTCATGAAGTAAGCAATTTTAAACAAATTATCCACCCTGCATGTAATTACGTATTCTTCTATAGGTTGTCAATATTGTAGACACCTTTGCTGACAATTCAACGTTCCAAGCGACCACAAACGATGTCTCCGTGGATAACCATACCATCAGAGCCTACTATTTGGATTTTCTAACATCTGCCTTCTCTGAGACTGGGCGGCCCTTTGAGCCGTACAGTCCTCAGCCTGATTGTGTGATATTAATACCTGCACTGATATCTGAGCCAGAATTGGAGCAGCATCTAATGGAACTGAAACTTGAATATAGTTGTCTTGTGTACCTCAAGGAGCTAAAATGTCATGTCCATGAGCTCCTTCTCAGTTCTCTACCAACTAACTGGACTACGAACAATGTaagtcacatgcatgcaatcaataacagtaagtgcatgtgtatatacttatTCAAGCAGCGACTCACTCTCGGCTTGATCTGTGTAACTGTAATGTACGGGTCTCTATTCTGCCCCATTCTCTACTATTTCTGGACCCAAAAGAATGCAAAGAAGACATTAACAAGCTATCTCAACATCTTAAAAGgtaaacaattattattgtttccACCACTTTAACTTTCGGTGTGTATAATAGTAAGCAAGCTCTCCGCTGAATCGAAACTCTCTTCGATGGATTTGGAAAAGAATGTGCTTGAACAAACAACGCATCTACATGAGCAAGAACTGCAAGAGTTAAAGATGAGATTAGAGCGATGCAACCTGCTTGAGACAGAGACACTGGAGAGGCTTGTCTTGGCCAAAGAGGAACTAAAGAAGGAAACAATGGATACGAGCAGTAGTATAAAACATATCCATTCCGAGCACTTAAAGCTTTTGACAAAAGTTAAGGAAAAGCTACAAGATACAAATAGAAAACTGGCTCAGTTTCAAACACTTGAGAGTGAAGCTCAGCTGAAATTGACCTCAGTGGAGAAGCAATTGGATGAGGAGAGGAGGGAATGGGATGTTAAAGAAGATCTGATTATGGCAGCTATTACAGAACTCTGGCAAGAGCTACACGATACCAAAAGACGAAATGAAGCATTTGAATCGGAAGGCCAGGATGCAAGCAAGGAACCCTTACTTGAATTGTGTGATGAATTCAAGAGCGAGGAGGCATTGGTAAGTGAATGCATGGCAAAATATGATGcggattaataattatgacgtgtttttttatgcatgcagctttCTATTCAAGCCACTGAAAAGAGACTAAGGCTGGCCACCAACAAGATTGTCAAGCTAAAGATGAGGTATAACTAAATTATTTCCCATCGTGACTATCTTATCCGTGTGTACGTTTTAGATCTAAAAGCcaatgtgtaataattattatgactgatagtttgt of the Halichondria panicea chromosome 2, odHalPani1.1, whole genome shotgun sequence genome contains:
- the LOC135331043 gene encoding uncharacterized protein LOC135331043; this encodes MIFNLCAMRAIVTAVTLLAGLLTQPILFDQAPLLSSGTNNPPLMSDLQMPSLDRLSLEWSLFKPNNGICAKVDEVPIDQLSPLQAENVVQSNFTYISPVFNASDLFSNISLDQDQEFILTAMIPPNKSFCFHEVVNIVDTFADNSTFQATTNDVSVDNHTIRAYYLDFLTSAFSETGRPFEPYSPQPDCVILIPALISEPELEQHLMELKLEYSCLVYLKELKCHVHELLLSSLPTNWTTNNRLTLGLICVTVMYGSLFCPILYYFWTQKNAKKTLTSYLNILKVSKLSAESKLSSMDLEKNVLEQTTHLHEQELQELKMRLERCNLLETETLERLVLAKEELKKETMDTSSSIKHIHSEHLKLLTKVKEKLQDTNRKLAQFQTLESEAQLKLTSVEKQLDEERREWDVKEDLIMAAITELWQELHDTKRRNEAFESEGQDASKEPLLELCDEFKSEEALLSIQATEKRLRLATNKIVKLKMRLSDTAVMNDFEIDGSDSGIFLSCIQ